A genome region from Myxocyprinus asiaticus isolate MX2 ecotype Aquarium Trade chromosome 12, UBuf_Myxa_2, whole genome shotgun sequence includes the following:
- the LOC127449462 gene encoding aldo-keto reductase family 1 member A1-B-like isoform X2 yields the protein MLGPDKAIRREDVFVTSKLWNTKHHPDDVEPSLLKTLKDLNLEYLDLYLIHWPYAFQRGDNSFPRKEDGTILYDNIDYKQTWAAMEKLVGKGLVRAIGLSNFNSRQIDDILSIANVKPTVLQVECHPYLAQVKLLAHCRDKGLVMTAYSPLGSPDRTWKHPEEPVLLDEPATAALAKKYNKTPAQIIIRWQTQRGVVTIPKSIAESRIKENIEVFDFTLEPEEMSEVTALNRGWRYIVPSITVDGKSVPRDAGHPHYPFNDPY from the exons ATGCTGGGGCCTGACAAA GCCATCAGGCGAGAGGATGTATTTGTGACCTCCAAACTGTGGAACACTAAACACCACCCAGATGATGTGGAGCCATCTCTGTTAAAAACCTTGAAAGATCTAAACCTCGAGTACCTGGACCTCTACCTCATCCACTGGCCATATGCCTTCCA acgaGGTGATAACTCTTTTCCTAGAAAGGAGGATGGAACCATACTGTATGACAACATTGACTACAAGCAGACATGGGCTGCTATGGAAAAGCTTGTGGGGAAGGGCCTTGTCAGAGCTATTGGACTCTCTAACTTCAACAGCAGACAGATTGATGACATCTTATCAATTGCAAATGTCAAACCTACTGTTTTGCAG GTGGAGTGTCATCCATACCTTGCACAGGTTAAGCTGCTAGCTCACTGCCGGGATAAGGGTTTGGTGATGACCGCCTACAGTCCACTAGGATCTCCTGATCGAACCTGGAAGCATCCAGAGGAGCCTGTACTGTTGGATGAGCCAGCCACTGCTGCACTAGCTAAGAAGTACAACAAGACTCCTGCACAAATTATCATTAG GTGGCAAACTCAGCGAGGAGTAGTGACTATCCCAAAAAGCATTGCAGAATCTCGGATTAAAGAGAATATTGAG GTGTTTGATTTCACTCTTGAACCTGAGGAAATGAGTGAAGTGACAGCATTAAATAGAGGCTGGCGTTACATTGTGCCATCAATAACT GTTGATGGTAAGTCTGTACCCAGGGATGCAGGACATCCTCACTACCCTTTTAATGACCCCTATTAA
- the LOC127449462 gene encoding aldo-keto reductase family 1 member A1-B-like isoform X1: protein MSMNDFAVLSTGRKMPLVGLGTWKSEPGKVKQAVIWALQSGYRHIDCAPIYTNEPEIGEAFQEMLGPDKAIRREDVFVTSKLWNTKHHPDDVEPSLLKTLKDLNLEYLDLYLIHWPYAFQRGDNSFPRKEDGTILYDNIDYKQTWAAMEKLVGKGLVRAIGLSNFNSRQIDDILSIANVKPTVLQVECHPYLAQVKLLAHCRDKGLVMTAYSPLGSPDRTWKHPEEPVLLDEPATAALAKKYNKTPAQIIIRWQTQRGVVTIPKSIAESRIKENIEVFDFTLEPEEMSEVTALNRGWRYIVPSITVDGKSVPRDAGHPHYPFNDPY from the exons ATGAGTATGAATGACTTTGCTGTCCTCAGCACTGGACGAAAGATGCCCCTTGTGGGACTTGGGACGTGGAAGAGTGAACCTGGAAAG GTGAAACAGGCAGTTATTTGGGCATTGCAATCTGGCTATCGCCACATTGACTGTGCTCCCATTTACACAAACGAGCCAGAGATCGGTGAAGCTTTCCAAGAAATGCTGGGGCCTGACAAA GCCATCAGGCGAGAGGATGTATTTGTGACCTCCAAACTGTGGAACACTAAACACCACCCAGATGATGTGGAGCCATCTCTGTTAAAAACCTTGAAAGATCTAAACCTCGAGTACCTGGACCTCTACCTCATCCACTGGCCATATGCCTTCCA acgaGGTGATAACTCTTTTCCTAGAAAGGAGGATGGAACCATACTGTATGACAACATTGACTACAAGCAGACATGGGCTGCTATGGAAAAGCTTGTGGGGAAGGGCCTTGTCAGAGCTATTGGACTCTCTAACTTCAACAGCAGACAGATTGATGACATCTTATCAATTGCAAATGTCAAACCTACTGTTTTGCAG GTGGAGTGTCATCCATACCTTGCACAGGTTAAGCTGCTAGCTCACTGCCGGGATAAGGGTTTGGTGATGACCGCCTACAGTCCACTAGGATCTCCTGATCGAACCTGGAAGCATCCAGAGGAGCCTGTACTGTTGGATGAGCCAGCCACTGCTGCACTAGCTAAGAAGTACAACAAGACTCCTGCACAAATTATCATTAG GTGGCAAACTCAGCGAGGAGTAGTGACTATCCCAAAAAGCATTGCAGAATCTCGGATTAAAGAGAATATTGAG GTGTTTGATTTCACTCTTGAACCTGAGGAAATGAGTGAAGTGACAGCATTAAATAGAGGCTGGCGTTACATTGTGCCATCAATAACT GTTGATGGTAAGTCTGTACCCAGGGATGCAGGACATCCTCACTACCCTTTTAATGACCCCTATTAA
- the LOC127449463 gene encoding pre-mRNA-splicing factor 38A-like isoform X2 — MSQFVLNGWTKIYPHKAELVVDKAMELKFVGGVYGGNIKPTPFLCLTLKMLQIQPEKDIIVEFIKNEDFKYVRLLGAMYMRLTGTSVDCYKYLEPLYNDYRKIKSQNRNGEFELMHVDEFIDELLHAERMCDIILPRLQKRQVLEEAELLDARISALEEDLDEVETSEEEDEEEDKPERAQTPEPHRRSYRDIDRPRRSPSPRYRRSRSPRRRSRSPKRRSPSPRRERDRDRHRSKSPRRHRSRSRDRRHRSKSPGHHRSHRHRSHSKSPESRSKKSHKSKRK, encoded by the exons CTGAGCTTGTCGTGGACAAAGCGATGGAGCTAAAGTTTGTTGGTGGAGTATATGGAGGAAACATAAAGCCAACTCCATTCTTATGCCTCACCCTGAAGATGCTGCAGATCCAGCCGGAAAAGGACATCATTGTAGAATTcattaaaaatgaagatttcaa GTATGTCCGTTTGCTGGGTGCAATGTATATGCGCCTGACTGGAACATCTGTGGACTGTTACAAGTATTTAGAACCATTATATAATGACTACAGAAAAATCAAAAGCCAGAATAGGAATGGAG AGTTTGAGTTGATGCATGTGGATGAGTTCATAGACGAGCTGCTTCATGCAGAACGTATGTGTGACATCATTCTCCCTAGACTTCAG AAGAGGCAGGTTTTGGAGGAAGCTGAGCTTCTGGATGCGCGTATTAGTGCACTGGAGGAAGACTTGGATGAGGTGGAGACCAGTgaagaggaggatgaggaagaAGACAAG CCAGAGAGAGCGCAGACACCAGAGCCACATAGACGAAGTTACAGAGATATTGACCGGCCTCGCAGATCTCCATCTCCACGCTACAGACGCAGCCGCTCACCCAGAAG ACGGAGCAGATCACCTAAAAGACGAAG CCCATCCCCCAGACGTGAGCGAGATCGGGACCGTCACCGCAGCAAAAGTCCTCGGAGACACCGCAGCAGATCAAGGGATAGAAGGCACCGCTCCAAATCTCCAG GTCACCACAGAAGTCATCGGCATCGTAGTCACTCCAAGTCCCCAGAAAG TCGGTCAAAGAAGAGTCATAAGTCGAAGAGGAAATGA